In a single window of the Tigriopus californicus strain San Diego chromosome 2, Tcal_SD_v2.1, whole genome shotgun sequence genome:
- the LOC131892953 gene encoding uncharacterized protein LOC131892953 yields the protein MDTSMHTPTQPSKRSTASTPTNDRPTSACSSTSMLEPAVEGLTTPCSSRPSYFSRGGGTMGGGSHGSGSGPRRNQFRPGRFPVRSNPFDCNITMIDKLQRPVLSPSLFNIVQSPNSESTSSSGRFWTIDQQSNLFPVEISDDSPWKQETAHSVMDPELENRTQEAINRYFNQTHDLKSPPDLPVNHSQINSTTLPMDTGASPILRPMLAQSIMDNSSRRSSVDGNVKTTTTQYTQTVMSFPSELPESFEAQLATYFTFFENQRAQHKVISEISTGPSSQQNSSQVQQPMDEQQNNLSTSRRKLFDCGPPDFEEEEEDAFSDRDEDETPHHWMSSPVKRLPSALDHHPGQSSEGEDVEHHFLIPRLMDVKTPTNPIVRSSTWSSGSKEPGTPQYRHRTSVSPAASMGSPTFSPIGPGNSTSILMGSFSRQESASHPPDSNKENVFSPTST from the exons ATGGACACGAGCATGCACACGCCCACTCAGCCGAGTAAACGCTCCACCGCCTCCACTCCCACTAACGACCGACCTACCTCCGCCTGCTCGTCGACTTCCATGCTTGAACCCGCCGTGGAAGGGCTCACCACGCCGTGCTCTTCTCGACCGTCATATTTCTCCCGAGGCGGCGGTACGATGGGCGGTGGATCGCATGGATCGGGTTCGGGGCCCAGGCGGAATCAGTTCCGCCCCGGGCGGTTTCCCGTCAGAAGCAACCCCTTTGATTGTAATATCACCATGATTGACAAACTTCAAAGACCCGTTTTGAGTCCCAGCCTTTTTAATATCGTCCAAAGTCCGAATTCCGAATCC ACTTCCTCATCTGGGCGATTTTGGACTATTGATCAACAAAGCAATTTGTTTCCTGTGGAGATTTCGGATGACTCGCCGTGGAAACAGGAGACGGCCCATTCGGTGATGGACCCCGAATTGGAAAATCGAACGCAAGAAGCCATCAACCGTTATTTCAACCAGACTCATGATCTGAAAAGTCCTCCGGATTTGCCGGTGAACCATTCGCAAATTAACAGCACAACTTTGCCCATGGACACGGGTGCGTCGCCCATACTCAGACCAATGTTAGCCCAGAGTATCATGGACAACTCGAGCCGACGATCCTCGGTGGACGGAAACGTCAAGACCACCACCACGCAATACACGCAAACCGTGATGAGTTTTCCATCCGAGTTGCCCGAATCCTTCGAGGCCCAATTGGCGACCTATTTTACATTCTTCGAAAATCAGCGGGCCCAGCACAAGGTCATTTCAGAGATATCAACCGGACCGAGCTCTCAACAGAACTCTTCGCAGGTCCAGCAACCTATGGACGAACAACAGAACAATTTGTCGACTTCGCGGAGAAAATTGTTTGATTGTGGACCTCCGGAttttgaagaggaggaagaagacgcATTTTCCGACCGTGACGAGGACGAGACACCGCATCATTGGATGTCTTCCCCGGTGAAACGCTTGCCGAGCGCACTCGACCATCACCCTGGTCAAAGTAGCGAGGGAGAAGATGTGGAACATCATTTCCTCATTCCTCGGCTCATGGATGTCAAGACACCGACCAATCCCATTGTCAGAAGT TCCACTTGGTCCTCGGGTTCCAAGGAACCTGGCACGCCTCAGTACCGTCACCGCACTTCAGTCAGTCCAGCGGCATCCATGGGATCGCCCACTTTTTCGCCCATAGGTCCAGGTAACTCCACATCGATCTTGATGGGCTCATTTTCGCGTCAAGAGTCCGCTTCGCACCCCCCGGATTCCAACAAGGAGAACGTATTTTCCCCCACATCAACTTGA